In Pantoea cypripedii, the following proteins share a genomic window:
- the hxsA gene encoding His-Xaa-Ser repeat protein HxsA: MKKFNLAALLPGFLALNNSVWASDSSTGASDLPGMTLNEHDLVIAPLNTEVPFYIAGHRSHSSHRSHSSHRSSSGGGYYGGGSPYYPKTYSTPSTSDSSGSGTSSSSSSSSTRSLRSNNTDSSTSTTSAGTTGANRATNGLTSDVEKRKRLIMRVQFALLDKGYYNGNIDGNMGPATRTAIKNYRVANGLPTPARETLDTQLLNSLNILAR, encoded by the coding sequence ATGAAAAAGTTTAACCTCGCAGCTCTGCTTCCGGGTTTTTTGGCTCTTAATAACTCTGTATGGGCAAGTGATTCATCAACTGGTGCAAGTGATTTACCGGGCATGACCTTAAATGAACATGATCTGGTTATAGCTCCTCTTAACACTGAAGTACCGTTTTATATTGCAGGACATCGTAGCCATAGCTCTCACCGGAGTCATAGCTCACACCGGTCTTCATCAGGTGGTGGCTACTATGGTGGTGGTTCTCCTTATTATCCAAAGACATACAGCACACCCAGCACTTCTGACTCTTCAGGTTCAGGAACTAGCTCATCATCGTCTTCTTCATCGACCCGTTCGCTTCGTTCTAACAATACCGATAGCTCTACGAGCACGACCTCTGCCGGAACGACCGGAGCCAATCGTGCAACGAATGGTCTTACTTCTGATGTTGAAAAACGTAAGCGCCTGATCATGAGGGTTCAGTTTGCACTGCTTGATAAGGGCTATTACAACGGAAATATTGATGGGAATATGGGGCCAGCAACACGGACCGCTATCAAAAATTATAGAGTAGCAAATGGTTTACCTACTCCTGCAAGAGAAACTCTTGATACTCAGTTATTAAATTCATTGAATATATTAGCCCGATAG
- the hxsC gene encoding His-Xaa-Ser system radical SAM maturase HxsC, translating into MSEVLRNDIFHFASESPVPQGFYRLCKQKPEDPQFYLPNLLVTGAIPVSPLPAYFSDSVSGKYLYDSIEDGDIGIVNNGNMLRVILSRRANHNTVLVTERCNNSCLFCSQPPKTGNDDWLLSQSALAIASFAIDGVVGVSGGEPLLYGEDFLHFLDFIIENSPETALHVLSNGRKFSDVAFTQQIKERSEKIKITFGIPLYSSRPSVHDYLVGSEGAFNETVRGLINAGNSGINIELRVIPTQGNYTELDDIVEFAGRVFSNINQISLMGLESIGWARKNWSSIFIEHDSYSDKILSVVDTALRSGIPLTIFNYPLCHLPERARGFSTQSISDWKNYYPKECDQCTQKSSCAGYFSSSKGRFHQPPRPII; encoded by the coding sequence ATGTCTGAGGTATTGAGGAACGATATCTTTCACTTTGCATCTGAATCCCCTGTACCGCAGGGATTCTATCGGTTGTGTAAACAAAAGCCCGAAGATCCACAATTCTATCTTCCAAATTTATTGGTTACGGGGGCTATCCCTGTTTCACCGTTACCTGCATATTTCTCTGATTCGGTGTCCGGTAAATACTTATACGATTCGATAGAAGATGGTGATATCGGAATAGTTAATAATGGCAATATGCTCAGGGTAATTTTGTCCCGGAGAGCCAATCACAATACTGTTTTGGTAACTGAGAGATGCAACAACAGTTGTTTGTTTTGTTCTCAACCACCTAAGACAGGAAATGATGACTGGTTACTCAGTCAGTCAGCATTGGCTATAGCCTCCTTTGCTATTGATGGAGTCGTTGGTGTAAGTGGGGGAGAGCCTCTCCTGTATGGGGAGGATTTCTTGCACTTCCTGGATTTCATTATTGAGAACTCTCCAGAAACTGCACTACATGTTCTATCAAACGGGCGTAAATTTTCTGATGTGGCCTTTACTCAGCAGATTAAAGAGCGAAGTGAAAAAATCAAAATCACTTTTGGCATTCCGCTTTATTCTTCAAGGCCGTCTGTGCATGACTATCTGGTTGGAAGTGAGGGTGCATTTAATGAGACGGTCAGAGGGTTAATCAATGCTGGTAACTCAGGCATTAACATCGAACTGAGAGTCATCCCGACTCAGGGTAATTATACAGAGCTTGATGACATCGTAGAGTTTGCTGGCCGAGTGTTCTCCAACATTAACCAGATTTCCCTAATGGGGCTGGAATCAATTGGTTGGGCTCGTAAAAATTGGTCATCAATCTTCATTGAGCACGATAGCTATAGCGATAAGATTCTTTCGGTTGTAGATACTGCACTCAGGTCAGGAATCCCTCTGACCATCTTCAATTACCCATTGTGCCACCTTCCTGAGAGAGCACGCGGTTTTTCTACACAGTCCATCTCTGACTGGAAAAATTACTATCCCAAAGAGTGTGATCAATGCACTCAGAAGTCTTCTTGTGCTGGTTATTTCAGTTCATCAAAAGGCCGTTTTCATCAACCTCCGAGACCAATAATATGA
- the hxsD gene encoding His-Xaa-Ser system protein HxsD yields the protein MLVKNIRKTVCSEWVMRNSLYWMSTLSRWRLEENDFEWVVSFDTYSREVEFEFERLLNDYKLRECLHSQTGDVRASIIGNVLKSIDSRLSQ from the coding sequence ATGTTGGTTAAAAATATAAGAAAAACAGTATGTTCTGAATGGGTGATGAGAAACAGTCTTTACTGGATGAGTACTCTTAGTCGATGGAGACTTGAAGAAAACGACTTTGAGTGGGTAGTGTCTTTTGATACTTACAGTAGGGAGGTCGAGTTCGAGTTTGAACGACTCCTGAATGACTACAAGTTGAGGGAATGCCTTCATAGTCAAACCGGAGATGTAAGAGCTTCAATCATAGGTAATGTTCTCAAGAGCATTGATTCGAGACTGTCTCAATGA
- a CDS encoding SIR2 family protein, producing the protein MEMDDWWFGWKGFTPERPCPGKVVLMVGAGISIESPTQLPGGYALTEALLDHLLDGHAASEIKTVFSKCEQWMGRRLPRLEHVLDKAFEPSTIEGVERSGAARELLRIFSQRPPNANHHLIADYLIKQRSWCITTNFDDCIEQAGRHQIPVHVIDPDTKTFDILHRVYGEDWGIIKVHGTIEHGCAGLGATLADLEHGLPEAFKMLLEQVTVQAELMIVAGYSGTDHFDINHWIRERWNGDRATRLVWIDHQPEEVEEFWRLSKQENREPRVYWQGAFGGMKVQYGPTSELLTALLGISRRTLADAGDGSDWWRTALTEYYTPTEKEKYLTGTRLASSIGLGQLAEEQLRYLKRLLENDDLLAPFEAEIYYSRGFIAGALLIQNYLKPPHEKIRKVNRTGLIRAKGKPAKALLFYLAQWLRSPRKLSLDEQIDAFACLLDIAERRQKWRLWQSKPLRRLSEKICSIFCHNFMKIENENLPLYLHGRMQMQSIRMGTLFYDEDVFSFGEVWNLLYRESSPPSFYTPHGPAIRGFYLIERSTAREEDRIADLVLANIDYVNILLSALRRRWPKGSQSVLKERQWREGYQDSGDHVVTYIVQLLNESSQIVSALNAPHLQILIARAWLRADSILGGIEYWKQQRLYLA; encoded by the coding sequence ATGGAGATGGATGACTGGTGGTTTGGCTGGAAGGGGTTCACGCCCGAACGGCCTTGTCCAGGCAAGGTTGTGTTGATGGTTGGGGCGGGGATTTCCATAGAGAGCCCCACGCAGCTACCCGGCGGATACGCACTAACGGAGGCACTGCTCGACCATTTGCTTGACGGCCATGCGGCCTCCGAAATAAAAACGGTGTTTAGCAAATGTGAGCAGTGGATGGGGCGAAGACTGCCGCGTCTGGAACACGTTCTTGATAAAGCGTTTGAACCGTCAACTATTGAAGGAGTCGAGCGTAGCGGTGCCGCGCGGGAACTGCTGCGCATCTTTTCCCAGCGTCCTCCGAATGCGAATCACCACCTGATTGCTGATTACCTGATTAAGCAACGTAGCTGGTGTATTACCACCAATTTTGATGACTGTATCGAACAGGCTGGGCGTCATCAGATCCCTGTGCACGTTATTGATCCTGATACCAAAACCTTTGACATCCTGCATCGGGTATACGGCGAAGATTGGGGTATCATCAAAGTGCACGGCACCATAGAACACGGCTGTGCTGGGCTTGGCGCAACGCTTGCGGATCTGGAGCACGGGCTGCCAGAAGCGTTCAAAATGCTGCTCGAACAGGTTACAGTTCAGGCCGAATTGATGATTGTCGCGGGCTACAGTGGTACCGACCATTTCGACATTAATCACTGGATCCGCGAGCGCTGGAACGGGGATCGCGCTACCCGATTGGTATGGATCGACCATCAACCGGAAGAGGTGGAAGAATTCTGGCGGCTAAGCAAACAAGAGAATCGTGAGCCGAGAGTCTACTGGCAAGGAGCCTTTGGCGGTATGAAGGTTCAGTACGGGCCAACGTCAGAGCTGCTGACCGCCCTACTGGGAATTTCCCGCAGGACGTTGGCCGATGCAGGAGACGGTAGCGATTGGTGGCGGACTGCCCTGACTGAATATTATACCCCAACGGAGAAAGAAAAGTATCTTACCGGTACCCGGCTGGCCAGTTCGATCGGGCTTGGCCAACTGGCCGAAGAGCAGCTTCGCTATTTGAAGCGCCTGTTGGAGAACGACGATTTATTGGCGCCTTTTGAAGCTGAGATTTACTACTCCCGTGGGTTTATTGCCGGGGCGCTATTGATTCAAAACTATCTAAAACCCCCACACGAAAAAATCAGAAAAGTGAACCGTACAGGTCTAATTCGCGCTAAAGGCAAACCTGCAAAAGCACTTTTATTTTATCTTGCGCAGTGGTTAAGGAGTCCACGTAAACTCTCACTTGATGAGCAAATTGACGCGTTTGCCTGTCTGCTCGATATCGCTGAACGGAGGCAAAAATGGCGACTCTGGCAAAGTAAACCTTTACGGCGCTTGAGCGAAAAGATATGTAGCATTTTCTGTCATAATTTCATGAAAATTGAGAATGAAAATCTGCCTCTTTATCTGCACGGGAGGATGCAAATGCAGTCCATTCGCATGGGCACCCTGTTTTACGATGAAGATGTCTTTTCCTTCGGCGAGGTTTGGAATTTACTATACCGCGAGAGCAGTCCGCCGAGTTTTTATACCCCGCATGGCCCGGCAATCCGAGGTTTTTATCTTATTGAACGCAGCACAGCCCGTGAGGAAGACCGCATCGCAGACCTGGTGCTGGCAAATATTGATTACGTCAATATCCTGCTTTCCGCGCTGCGGCGTCGCTGGCCTAAGGGCAGCCAAAGCGTGCTGAAAGAAAGGCAGTGGCGTGAGGGATATCAGGATTCGGGAGACCATGTTGTGACGTATATCGTGCAGTTGTTAAACGAAAGCTCACAGATCGTCAGCGCTCTCAACGCCCCACATTTGCAGATTCTGATTGCCAGAGCGTGGCTTAGGGCGGACAGCATTTTGGGCGGCATCGAATACTGGAAGCAGCAGCGACTGTATCTCGCTTAA
- a CDS encoding tyrosine-type recombinase/integrase yields MKLNARQIETAKPKDKAYKLADGGGLYLEIFPTGGKSWRLKYRFAGKEKRVVFGLYPAVSLAQARGKREDAKRILAAGGDPGALKQEAKQAKILALNNNFEAMAREWHEYKSVGWSKGYANDILEYLRKDIFPHVGKMPVTEIKSTRMLEVLRKMEQRGVLDKLKKTRQACSQIYAYAIITGRAEYNPVTDLAGALKSPKQKHFPHLLNNELGAFMRALCGYSGSLMTQYATRLLMLTGTRTIELRAAEWREFDLSKGLWEVPAERMKMRRKHSVPLSRQAVELLEEIQQLTGRGKYVFPGRSNAGKPMSEATINQVIKRVGYDGKATGHGFRHTMSTVLHEQGYNTAWIELQLAHVDRNTIRGTYNHAQYMDGRREMLQWYADYLDGLRDGG; encoded by the coding sequence ATGAAGCTCAATGCCCGTCAAATCGAGACTGCCAAGCCGAAAGACAAAGCCTACAAACTGGCTGACGGCGGCGGTCTGTACCTCGAAATCTTCCCCACTGGTGGTAAAAGCTGGCGGCTGAAATACCGCTTTGCAGGAAAAGAAAAGCGCGTGGTGTTTGGTTTGTATCCTGCGGTGTCACTTGCTCAGGCGCGGGGCAAGCGCGAAGACGCGAAAAGGATACTGGCCGCCGGTGGCGACCCCGGCGCGCTGAAGCAGGAAGCGAAACAGGCCAAAATCCTTGCGTTGAACAACAACTTTGAAGCGATGGCGCGGGAATGGCACGAGTACAAGAGCGTGGGCTGGTCGAAGGGCTATGCTAACGACATCCTTGAGTACCTGCGCAAAGATATCTTTCCCCACGTCGGCAAAATGCCCGTCACTGAAATCAAATCGACCAGAATGCTCGAAGTGCTGAGGAAAATGGAGCAGCGCGGCGTGCTGGATAAACTAAAGAAAACCCGCCAGGCGTGTAGTCAGATCTATGCCTACGCCATCATAACCGGCAGGGCGGAGTACAACCCCGTCACTGATCTGGCCGGTGCGTTGAAAAGCCCGAAGCAAAAACATTTCCCTCATCTGCTGAATAATGAGTTAGGCGCGTTTATGCGCGCGCTCTGTGGTTATAGCGGCAGCCTGATGACTCAGTACGCCACGCGCTTGCTGATGCTGACAGGGACGCGAACGATTGAGTTACGCGCTGCTGAGTGGCGTGAATTTGATTTAAGTAAAGGACTCTGGGAGGTCCCCGCAGAACGCATGAAGATGCGGCGTAAGCATTCTGTGCCGCTGTCTCGGCAGGCTGTTGAGTTGCTGGAGGAGATCCAGCAACTGACCGGGCGTGGGAAGTATGTGTTTCCGGGTAGGAGCAATGCCGGAAAGCCGATGAGTGAAGCCACGATTAATCAGGTGATCAAACGGGTTGGCTACGATGGGAAGGCTACAGGGCATGGGTTCAGGCATACCATGAGTACCGTTTTGCATGAGCAGGGGTATAACACCGCGTGGATTGAGTTGCAGTTGGCGCATGTGGACAGGAATACCATTCGCGGCACGTACAACCATGCGCAGTATATGGATGGGCGGAGGGAGATGTTGCAGTGGTATGCGGATTATTTGGATGGGTTGAGGGATGGGGGTTGA
- the hxsB gene encoding His-Xaa-Ser system radical SAM maturase HxsB, whose amino-acid sequence MNTMPFNFDRLNDGKVFISNLAGFHYFVEDEELKLLALNHFTQDHPSSAKLETRLFVTDESNQLLAKASLSSGFAKRLMNELAVRPIFMIVPTLRCDHTCKYCQVSRAAIGADGYDLDPALIPQIISAIKKLGTAPYKIEVQGGEPLLRFDLVQMIYEECQHILGHDTFEMVIATSLSLLDYSIIDWVKDRNITFSVSLDGNENVHNKNRILNGGEAHSKAVVGIKNLHEKLGENRVATVTTVTKELTTEPASIIQAHLSLGLKDMFIRPVSPYGFAHKQTFTFSMSEYFDFYDQLMREVLWHNQRGNSVVEHSAAIHLKRIFNPGFSGYADLKSPSGVVLNCILFNYDGRVYGSDESRMLQKVNQDADFSAGKFDSLSFRSNEYYRSVLASSFNFAIPGCDTCAYQPFCGADPCQNISVHGEPIGDKSRSTFCQYHKGMFRYLLNEISQKGAMAEMLKGWAYV is encoded by the coding sequence ATGAATACCATGCCGTTTAACTTTGATAGGTTGAATGATGGCAAAGTTTTCATCAGCAACCTTGCTGGTTTTCACTACTTCGTTGAAGACGAAGAACTTAAACTTCTTGCTCTAAATCATTTCACTCAGGATCACCCTTCTTCAGCAAAGCTAGAAACTAGACTGTTCGTTACAGATGAATCTAATCAGCTTTTAGCTAAAGCATCCTTAAGTTCTGGCTTTGCAAAACGACTAATGAATGAATTAGCCGTTAGACCCATTTTTATGATCGTACCGACATTACGATGTGATCATACTTGCAAATATTGCCAGGTTAGTAGGGCAGCTATTGGAGCTGATGGATACGACTTGGATCCGGCTCTGATTCCTCAAATAATCTCTGCGATAAAGAAACTTGGAACTGCACCGTATAAAATTGAAGTGCAGGGTGGTGAGCCATTGCTGAGATTTGATCTGGTACAGATGATATATGAAGAATGCCAGCACATACTTGGTCATGATACTTTTGAGATGGTTATTGCAACCAGTTTATCATTGCTTGATTATTCAATAATCGATTGGGTAAAGGATAGAAATATCACCTTCTCAGTTTCACTTGATGGAAATGAAAATGTTCACAACAAAAATCGTATTCTTAATGGAGGGGAAGCCCACTCCAAAGCTGTTGTTGGCATAAAAAATCTCCATGAGAAACTTGGCGAAAATCGTGTTGCGACAGTTACCACTGTTACTAAGGAACTTACCACAGAACCTGCTTCGATAATTCAAGCACACCTGTCGTTAGGCTTGAAAGATATGTTTATCAGACCGGTAAGCCCTTATGGATTTGCTCACAAGCAAACTTTTACTTTTTCCATGTCTGAGTATTTTGATTTTTATGATCAATTAATGCGGGAAGTCCTCTGGCATAATCAGAGAGGAAATTCTGTGGTAGAGCATTCCGCTGCAATACATCTGAAACGCATCTTTAATCCGGGTTTTAGTGGTTATGCAGATTTGAAGTCACCAAGTGGTGTTGTACTCAATTGTATTCTTTTCAATTACGATGGACGAGTATATGGAAGCGACGAAAGTCGTATGCTTCAGAAAGTAAATCAAGATGCTGATTTCAGTGCCGGGAAGTTTGATTCGCTGTCTTTTCGCAGTAATGAATACTATCGTTCTGTTTTGGCATCCTCATTCAACTTTGCTATTCCAGGCTGCGACACTTGTGCCTATCAGCCTTTTTGTGGGGCTGATCCCTGTCAGAACATCAGTGTTCATGGTGAACCTATTGGAGACAAGAGTCGGTCAACCTTCTGTCAGTATCACAAAGGTATGTTCCGTTACCTCTTGAATGAAATTTCCCAGAAAGGAGCAATGGCGGAGATGCTCAAAGGCTGGGCCTATGTCTGA
- a CDS encoding YrhB domain-containing protein → MITYQDAMDKALDYLKGDDIPVVITLHGRFSEGWFYCYESREYLETGEFSAQLAGNAPFIIDKDNGEIHSFGTAYPLDKYLQDYEQLKNK, encoded by the coding sequence ATGATTACTTATCAAGATGCGATGGACAAGGCTTTGGATTACCTTAAAGGCGATGACATTCCAGTCGTAATTACACTCCATGGCCGATTCTCAGAAGGCTGGTTCTATTGTTATGAATCGAGAGAGTATCTGGAAACGGGTGAGTTTTCTGCTCAGTTGGCAGGGAATGCACCATTCATAATTGATAAAGATAATGGAGAAATTCACTCATTTGGAACTGCTTATCCGTTAGATAAATATCTGCAGGATTACGAACAACTAAAAAACAAATAA
- a CDS encoding type II toxin-antitoxin system RelE/ParE family toxin translates to MAKGRACWIYIFQAVNQDMANIDTQELSGFRELAKHYAALSDQNITALMKIKELVEICHDCKN, encoded by the coding sequence ATGGCGAAAGGAAGAGCATGTTGGATATATATTTTCCAAGCAGTCAATCAGGACATGGCGAACATTGATACTCAGGAACTATCTGGGTTTCGTGAACTGGCAAAGCATTACGCTGCTCTCTCAGATCAGAACATTACAGCACTCATGAAGATTAAAGAACTGGTGGAGATTTGCCATGACTGCAAAAACTAA
- a CDS encoding DUF6119 family protein, which produces MSVSYNIYRMPHKSLPELTKKILREGLIEQKSILHQGYQMKFYFSDKLKGNEVWWWEVFSHFFNEDIEKPYNIFYFGLLIGYKEKEPENCYLISLGKSHFYLSKFIEIDFGLNVAMRIANDENILLKKSRFFCGGKNQEASSYLQFVKGSYLPGESIEHLKTKAKETERWGGNNITFSDSIQLSLDGAPTELVEVFNDIDSSLKTKENIEFPKSEKITDEFKIKELDDYLLGSIIKGNANVIIDEIQSFGSSIIIANSLLRFKLHTKVEGSSKYQYSTDYITDVKIEDVKEFITEHEVDNINRIFVKITNETNGSHTSTLKEILSITHTEGSEHYFLKRGLWNRFNSAFMKYLSVSLCSIDFELKDDLKEADFNAWKLVKAKEIADGKAKDKLEYREYYFNEKMSLDKGYALLDRQLKKIPSLRDDGKDYNVEIADLYKGGELIAVKISDKPHDLIYNVEQSKTTVQAIKRGVLEFDDPLTDVVLWVSTTNKAKKIIDINSIQFLLAVQSWKEVVEGFGLTPKIYYSYHEKQKEKKGAESNP; this is translated from the coding sequence ATGTCAGTAAGTTATAATATTTACAGGATGCCACATAAATCACTGCCAGAATTGACGAAAAAAATCCTGCGAGAAGGCCTTATTGAGCAGAAGTCTATTCTTCATCAGGGGTATCAGATGAAATTTTATTTTTCTGATAAATTAAAAGGAAATGAGGTATGGTGGTGGGAGGTTTTCAGTCATTTCTTTAATGAAGATATTGAAAAACCTTATAATATCTTTTATTTCGGTCTGTTAATAGGATATAAGGAGAAAGAACCTGAAAATTGCTATCTGATCAGTCTGGGTAAATCACATTTCTATCTTAGTAAGTTTATAGAAATAGATTTTGGGCTAAATGTGGCAATGCGTATAGCGAACGATGAGAATATCTTGCTCAAAAAAAGTAGATTCTTTTGCGGTGGTAAAAATCAAGAGGCTTCATCATATTTACAGTTTGTAAAAGGTTCGTATCTACCAGGTGAATCAATTGAGCATTTGAAAACAAAAGCAAAAGAAACTGAGAGGTGGGGTGGAAATAATATAACATTTTCAGACTCAATTCAATTAAGTCTGGATGGAGCACCAACAGAATTGGTTGAAGTTTTCAACGATATAGATTCTTCGTTAAAGACAAAAGAAAATATCGAATTTCCAAAATCTGAAAAGATTACGGATGAATTTAAGATTAAAGAGCTTGACGATTATCTCCTTGGTTCAATTATCAAAGGGAATGCAAATGTTATTATAGATGAGATTCAATCATTCGGTTCGTCAATAATAATCGCTAATTCCTTATTAAGATTTAAGTTGCATACAAAAGTTGAAGGCAGTAGTAAGTATCAATACTCGACCGATTATATCACTGATGTAAAAATAGAGGATGTAAAAGAATTTATAACTGAACATGAAGTGGATAATATCAATAGAATATTTGTTAAGATAACAAATGAAACAAATGGCAGCCACACAAGCACTTTGAAAGAAATACTTAGCATTACGCATACTGAAGGAAGTGAGCATTATTTTCTTAAAAGAGGGCTTTGGAATAGATTCAACTCTGCTTTCATGAAGTATCTATCTGTTTCTTTATGTTCAATTGATTTTGAACTTAAAGATGATCTGAAGGAGGCTGATTTCAACGCATGGAAACTTGTTAAAGCTAAGGAAATTGCAGATGGTAAAGCCAAAGATAAATTAGAATATAGAGAGTATTATTTCAATGAGAAAATGTCTCTTGATAAAGGATATGCTCTTTTAGATCGTCAGCTTAAGAAAATACCTTCACTCAGGGATGACGGAAAGGATTACAATGTTGAAATTGCAGATCTTTACAAAGGCGGAGAGCTTATAGCTGTCAAGATATCGGATAAGCCGCATGATCTGATTTATAATGTCGAGCAGTCTAAAACAACTGTTCAGGCTATAAAAAGAGGCGTTTTAGAGTTCGACGATCCTTTGACGGATGTAGTTTTATGGGTCTCCACAACTAATAAAGCAAAAAAAATAATTGATATCAATTCGATTCAATTTCTCTTGGCGGTACAATCGTGGAAGGAGGTAGTTGAAGGATTTGGTTTGACACCTAAAATATATTATTCTTATCATGAAAAACAGAAGGAAAAGAAGGGTGCTGAAAGTAATCCTTAA
- a CDS encoding helix-turn-helix domain-containing protein yields MTAKTKFKSPAFEAIHSAASGMFKAGVIPQKTMRIFDATCIEDVAELQPSEIKRLREKLKVSQPVFARYLNTSVSTIQKWETGMKRPSGMSLKLLSVVQKHGLEVLI; encoded by the coding sequence ATGACTGCAAAAACTAAATTCAAAAGCCCTGCTTTCGAAGCTATCCATAGCGCAGCTTCCGGGATGTTTAAAGCTGGTGTGATCCCACAGAAAACTATGCGCATCTTTGATGCAACCTGCATCGAAGATGTGGCAGAATTACAACCATCTGAAATAAAAAGGCTACGTGAAAAACTAAAAGTGAGTCAGCCAGTTTTCGCCCGTTATCTGAATACCAGCGTTTCGACCATTCAGAAATGGGAAACAGGGATGAAACGCCCCAGCGGGATGTCCTTGAAGCTGCTGTCTGTGGTGCAAAAGCATGGGCTGGAAGTGCTAATTTAA